The sequence GACAGACTAGTGAGGTGTATCACAAGTAATTTATTACCAACTAACATTACTTTATTAAAGCTTGTGAATTATTTGCTATTTtgtacattaaaacaattttgagtTCCCTATAGAGTACTTCCGCACTTGTGATAAGCTCTCTGATGGAAGAGTTAAGTTTTTAGACAGGAAGCAGGCAATGGACAGAATCCTGGGTATACTCACAGGGGTATGAAGAATGTGAACATTATTCATGTgcatcacagaagaaaaaatagtaacagcTGGTCTGGAAAACAGACTTGACAGGATACCGCATTTCTTATGGCTGATGAGAGAAGAAGGAATTAACACTAGAACCTGAGTTGTCAACTAATATCAGGATACTTGCTCTGAACTAGTTCATGTGTTAGATTTCTCAGGGATTTGTGACATGAAAGCCTTGTTGAACACATTCGCTTTGTGTGTACAGggtattaagagaaaaaaaagacttaaaacagAAGCTACTTTACAGCTATATTAGATCATATTGACAGTACGGAACATTAGCCTCTTGATCCAATTTTGCCACTAAATACAGACCTTCAGGACCTGTGGtatctctaggcctcagtttcttcatctgtaaaatgggcagagaTGAACTATATGACCTCCAAGTTCCCTTTACATTCTaaaatgcttaatttaaaaagtcttcaaaatgtttattcagttattCTTTCCCTGAGGTATTCCTGGGATAGAAGGGTTCCATTCCAAACCCTGAGATAGACATACCTCTGGATCAAGGTGTTTAAGAAGCTCCTCAAAGAAGGTATCCTTTAGGTTTCCATCCCTATGCCCAGTAAAGAATCTCTACACATAGAAAGTGGGGACAGACTTACAGTCCAGACTGACAGATGGAGATGAAAAAGGTATACTTTAGTGCTACAGGTTCAAATCTAAAAGCTTAGACCAGCAAGCAAGGGCCTTCATTAAATAACATCCCTTACCTCATCTCTCCCTATCTTATAAAGCCTTTACTTTTCAGATGAGTTGACCCCATCTATTTCCACTTCCTCTCTGCTATTGCTGATCCCTCCAtctggaagggcagggagggaagaataATGCATATCCATGATTTCCTTCAAGACCAAGCTGTCTTAAACTTTATGTTTCATCAGTATAAATACAAGTCATTTTTAGAATCCCATACTACCACACACTTACCTATGTTCCCTTGCTTATTCACAGAGGTTCCTCTTCTCTCCACAATCAGACTCTAAACACATGGTATTGAGTAGGCACCGAAAAAATGCTTATCTAGTTTTGAGTCCAGCAGGAATCTCAgatggcaaaagaatgaaagcctcagtctcctcctacCTTCATGCTACACCATTTCCAAAgcacttccttcccttttctttcctgtctgGAATCCCCTATCTTCAAGCTTAATGTAAGGGTTGATTCTGGATATGAAAAGACAACACAGTTCATACTTTTGGTTTCACaatttttcagttcatttcaataaaaacataatataaaaggCATTgccaccctcttcccctcctggggGTGATCCATCAAGCCTGTCAGTCTGGGCCGCTCCAGTGGTTCATAGCTCATCATGCGATATGTGCAGGGCATGGTCACATAGATCTGCAAATAGCACATAAAAGTTTGAAGGAAAATGCCACTCTCATACTGATATATGTCACTATCAAGAAAATGCCCCAAACCAAACTGGCACACACACCAACCACCATTTTTTAGAGCATATCCTTTTAGATGACAAAATATTCCCACTATCCTTTCACTAGGATCTCAGGTGAGGGAGCCACAAATTCTGAAAGCTGACAGAAAGAGAATAGAGAGGAACAACCCAAGTCTCTAAGTCATAGGTAATGGAAGTTAATTCTTGAGCTATTATCAGAGGATGGGGGATAGGAGGTAGAGGAACATGCTAAGGAATGTGCCAGGTTCTAACGGGCTGTGAGGACAGGCAGTAAAGTGGGAGTAGTTTACCTGTTCGCTTACTACAAAGTTTGTCTTTAACATTGTCAGCCTCTCGGGAAAAGAATTCAATGAGTTCATCCTCATATTCCTCCACAATGCTCTCACACTGTCAACCCAAGGGAGAAATGAATGAGAGAGGGCAGCAAGAAGAGGCCTCTTGCCTCCACCTCCAGAGAGGAGAAGGACATTAACATAGCTTTCCACTTGGGCTGTCCCATAACTCCCCTAATTTTCAAAAACCAGCTACCCATTCCCAAAGCTCACCGCAAACTTGAGAGTGCCACTGATGTCTGAATCAATTCGGATGCCCTGTAGGTCCAGTTCATTGGATTCTCCATTCCGGCCCACTACACGTACGTAGTTCTTGCGGTGGGTGGAAGGGTCAATTTGTTCCCCATACTCCTTCATCCGGTCACATACCTCCTCTAGCAGCTCTGTGAGGTGGGCCTCTGAGCGAGCATAAGGCACCTAGAAATGTCCTCAGCCTTGGTTCATATTCTTCCACCTCTGTACATTAGTAATTTATATCCTTACTCTTCCTTCCAAATCTAGTTCAACTAACTTATTCGAAAAAGCCCTCCCTAATTAAAAACAGTACAGTTTATTCGTATGGTTCCAAAGTGCTTTCAAATATATGATCTTATTTTACCTCACTTCacatttctaagaaataaaacaggtgtCATTACCTCCAAATTATAGATAAACAGAGACCTCTTTGATAAATCCTAGTTAACTATGTGTTCCTTTCCTTTGAACTCCCTTAATTCTTATGGGTGTAaggtaatgattttatttatttgtattaaatgAGATTAATACCTGTCCTCAATAGGAGCATAAGAGAGGTAGTGTAGGCTTTGAGGATAATAATTATAAAGCATCTCACAAACATCATAACCTTAACTTTTCTTTGTATACTCTCCACTAGATATAGCTTTGCGTATATGTTATGTTTTCTACTAAAGTATAAATTTCCTACATACAGGGATAtggccttctttttctcttttgtacgTATATAATTATGCCATAGTGAAAACATGAGTGACATGAATTACGGATGTGGAGGAGGGGGCTGATCAGGGTTCCCTGTCTACTAATAACTACAGCAGAAATAATATTAAGGTTTGGAGCCAGGAAGCGCATAGGGTATAAGCCTCCAGCCTCTTACAAATGTGATAGCCCAATATTTTAGATACCTTTCTGGGTCAATATCTATTAAACCAAGGTCCTTCTTAATCAGTTGAGTTCTCATTCAAATTCAGAGTGAGCTACTTTATTTGGGGGAACAGTAACAGTTACCTCCACCACTGACTGGCTGCCATCTGGATTGATTCGGAAAGAGCCCATCTGAATGGTCTTCTTGGGATCCACCTGGGCGATTTCCCACTCTAGTTCATCCACCAGAGCCCTGCAAGCTGGtgtgaggggagaggaaggaggaagaaggagagaaaggaaatcaaCCCAGGGATTTCCATTCATTCTTCTCCCAGACCCTGTATCTCATGCTCTCCCAAGGCtctgtcttccccaccctccttcctctcaTTTCTCTTTGTGCTCTTACCTCCACAATGTAGATCCTGGCTCCTCCGAGCCCAGGCAGTTCCCAGCAGGGCCCCCAGAAGCAGGGCCAGCCAACCCCAGCCTTTCATCTTTAGAGTAATGGGGTTGCTCCACCTGAGTTAAGGGTGGAATAAGAGCATAGGTGTGAGAATTCGGCTCCATTACCCCCACCCCGCCCTACAAAGGCCTCAGTGTGACTCTGGCTCTACTTTTCAGGAAATGGCCAGGACACAAAGGAGCTCCTCTGTTCCAGCGCTTGAGGACCCGGATTCCGCCCccaaccttcccccccccccgcccccccgcggtGAGTGAGAGCGCGAGCGAgggacttggggctcagtcccagaCACTACGTCGACAGGTGAGGACCCAGATGTTGGTACTTAAGCGTTGGCTGCCTAGGGCTCACAGGGCTATGTGGCAGCTGCGGAACGGAGGTTGGCGATTAAGTGAGGACggaaggcacagagaagctgcCGGCAAGGCAAGCAGCTGATTCAGGCCAGGAGGCAGAAAGGTGGTGGGCAGAAGAACACTCTATACCTGGGGCCTATTTGGACCCACCACCTTCGATTACTGCATCCCCACCTCCAGCCTATAGCTTTCCCGTGCGGACCAGCCCCCTTTCTGAGGACGCCGCCATTGCCTTCGCTCCAGTCCATTCCAGACCCTCAGTGCCACTCGCATCCGTCCCACCTCTGCTCCCAGGGCCGCCGCCGTGGCCCAGGCGCTCGAAGACGGCCGGACTCTCACTTTACTCCCGACCGTAGCACCTGGCTGCGGGGGAGCGAGGCTGTCCAGGCTTCTCCAGAGCGCTCCGCCACTTTCCAGGCAAGGGTGACCCAGCGACTGCCTGACCCAGCTCCCCGCACTCTAAGCGGCCGTCTACGCACGGCTCCGAAGCGCTGCCGTGCGAGCCCTACACGGGAGACCGACCCCAAACCCGCCCCTCCAAACTCTCGCGCGAACAGGCAGCTCCGGAGCGGCTTCCAGGCTGCGAGGACCCCGGTGGATCGCAGAAGGACCCAGACTTGCGTGGCGAGCAGCTCCACGTGACCACCAGGGGTCAGCCGAAGAATAGGAGTGGCCTGAAGCAAGGACAGAGCCGTTTGGCATAAGGACGCGGTCAGAGGCACGTGGGTGTGCCAGTCTAGGTGGGCTAGGACCTTCCAAAAGAAAGGTACCCTGCTAGCCTGTGAGAAGCCCTGGTTTCAATACCCCGCAAACTACATCTCCCAGGAAGCACCGCAGCACTTCACAGATCCTGTTAGTAGCTACAAGTCTTCAGATAACCTAAGACCTGCAGTTTGTCAGTTTCCCCAACTTTCCTTTTCCGAGGAAACCATACTGTGCATCTTAAAAGAATCTGGTCTTAAGGTAGTAGGCAGCCATAGCAAAGAGCTAAAAATAACTGTCCAGCAAAGACATAACTATATTCCTCCAATAACCTTAACTTTGGACTCCAGAGCTTCACCTTCATTTCTAGGTGGAAATTTGAACGcttgtttttttccagttgttaTAGAAAGCCAAcacaaagaaaggagaggagagcttAAGTCAGAGCATCCCACACTTGCAGGTCTCTAGTGACATAGATGACAAGccagtaatactttttttttttttaattttataaaacatgcattttaaaacaaaactttaaaaaataacaaaacttggGACAGGAGAGTGGATGGAAGACAGATgcttctcagctgtcagcaggaGTGAAGACAGCAGTCAAGCTGTGTCTAGGACCCAAAGGCCCTTTTGGCAATGATGGTGTTGGCAATACTGGTTTGCTAGGGCCACCAATATTCGATGTCCTGGTCCATCCAGGCATCTCTCAAGCAGTCAGAGACTTGAACTCTCTTGAGCTACTGTTGTATCCTATCACTAACCAGGACTTCAGTCCTTAGCCAACTAGGAACTGAGAGTGCTGGTTCCAGGAGCGTTTTTTTGCCTGGATATTAATTACCCAGGATATTTATTGAGAATatcaatttctttccatttgggtCAATTCTAGACTCTGTTCCTGGCCCGCTATTttgcaaagaatgaaaaaggaatctGGCACCTCTTCCCTTTACAGCAACTCTGCTGCATTCCAGTTCTATTAATAGCACCATCTGTAGACCCTGAGCAGGTCCAATTCTGGAAGCGGGCGAGGACTAGCCAACTTGGGAAGCCATCTCCCAGTTCTGGGGCACAGAACACTGAGGGGAGAGGAGTAGTTCACTGGGAGAGGATGAGGTCAGAGCGCCAACACTGAGGAGAAGACAGCTGCATCTGTcagagacaaaatcaagagcaTTGACTCTTAAGGTGAGTGGAGAAAAAGTGCCTGGAATACTTTTTATGAAGGAAAAGAGGGCAAACCTGCCCCAAACATTTTAGAATTAGGCAGGAGGAGGTTAGGATCAGTGCAGACTTTCAAGAATACAATCTATTTCACTGaatgttgggaggattaaatgctTTGTAAACTACTGAGTGCTTTACAAATGTAAGGTAGAGTTGGTACAATTGttaacatcaccatcatcattattattatcatgagtATAATCTTCACATATGCAATCAAAACCCACCCTGTCCACTCTCCCTTGTCCCATCCCAGGCCTTACTCTTGGGACTGGTCTGACCCTCAGGCTCAGGAACCTTCCAGTCCATCTT is a genomic window of Acinonyx jubatus isolate Ajub_Pintada_27869175 chromosome B4, VMU_Ajub_asm_v1.0, whole genome shotgun sequence containing:
- the CNPY2 gene encoding protein canopy homolog 2 isoform X1, with the translated sequence MDWSEGNGGVLRKGAGPHGKAIGWRWGCSNRRWWVQIGPRWSNPITLKMKGWGWLALLLGALLGTAWARRSQDLHCGACRALVDELEWEIAQVDPKKTIQMGSFRINPDGSQSVVEVPYARSEAHLTELLEEVCDRMKEYGEQIDPSTHRKNYVRVVGRNGESNELDLQGIRIDSDISGTLKFACESIVEEYEDELIEFFSREADNVKDKLCSKRTDLCDHALHISHDEL
- the CNPY2 gene encoding protein canopy homolog 2 isoform X2, with product MKGWGWLALLLGALLGTAWARRSQDLHCGACRALVDELEWEIAQVDPKKTIQMGSFRINPDGSQSVVEVPYARSEAHLTELLEEVCDRMKEYGEQIDPSTHRKNYVRVVGRNGESNELDLQGIRIDSDISGTLKFACESIVEEYEDELIEFFSREADNVKDKLCSKRTDLCDHALHISHDEL